A genomic region of Papaver somniferum cultivar HN1 chromosome 7, ASM357369v1, whole genome shotgun sequence contains the following coding sequences:
- the LOC113295253 gene encoding LOW QUALITY PROTEIN: uncharacterized protein LOC113295253 (The sequence of the model RefSeq protein was modified relative to this genomic sequence to represent the inferred CDS: inserted 1 base in 1 codon; substituted 1 base at 1 genomic stop codon), whose translation MQGGCIANIGSCNTGFDSANGXTKKLRTKXSELANRRGEKNKAMPTTTSFRCSSIDETLSLSSRDICNKELILFSLAM comes from the exons ATGCAAGGAGGATGTATAGCTAATATAGGATCTTGTAATACAGGGTTTGATTCTGCAAACG TAACAaagaaattgagaacaaaatgatCGGAACTCGCTAATAGGAGAGGAGAGAAAAACAAAGCAATGCCAACAACTACGTCATTCCGTTGTTCATCGATAGACGAAACTCTCTCTTTGTCATCTCGTGACATATGCAATAAGGAACTCATTCTTTTTTCCCTGGCCATGTGA
- the LOC113298466 gene encoding uncharacterized protein LOC113298466: MGEDPQKIKKIAAAAYDYENDSRWADYWYNILIPPHMASRSDVVDHYKKKFYQRYIDPDLVVEAMSYGSSSQSSKSSSTSQPASEQARAGSTGASTRTSATSGTSTTPAANPSSLRLDRPTIQFAANAWVFIVAVLAIIPLTPKNLSIRAYRLSLMGTTCSSLFSLYGVYGKPRAWNLQAVQLWLHSLLATKDFIYFIYCLTFVSSNLNMKFALIPVLCRSLEHVAKFLRHNFSHSSLYRKYLDEACLWVESNTTTLGILTSHAEIGVGFLFIISLFSWQRNIIQTFMYWQVLKFMYRAPVTSGYHQSAWAKIGRTINPLVNRYAPFLNTPLSAAQRWWLR; encoded by the exons ATGGGAGAAGATCCACAGAAAATAAAGAAGATCGCAGCAGCAGCATACGATTATGAGAATGATTCGAGATGGGCAGATTACTGGTATAATATACTCATTCCTCCTCATATGGCTTCTCGTTCGGATGTGGTTGATCACTACAAGAAGAAGTTTTATCAGCGTTATATA GACCCTGATCTCGTGGTTGAAGCGATGTCTTATGGCAGTTCCTCTCAGTCATCGAAGTCTTCATCCACATCGCAACCTGCTTCTGAACAAGCACGGGCTGGAAGCACAG GGGCAAGTACTAGAACATCTGCCACATCTGGAACTTCCACTACACCAGCTGCTAATCCAAGTTCTCTGCGTTTGGATCGACCAACCATACAATTTGCCGCCAATGCTTGG GTGTTTATCGTGGCAGTGCTTGCAATCATTCCTCTCACACCTAAAAATCTTTCAATTAGAGCATATCGATTGTCTTTGATGGGAACCACATGTTCCTCTTTGTTTTCGTTGTACGGAGTCTACGGG AAACCTAGGGCATGGAATCTACAAGCTGTCCAATTGTGGTTGCATTCACTACTTGCAACCAAGGATTTCATCTACTTCATTTACTGCCTTACTTTTGTCAGCTCCAACCTTAACATGAAAT TTGCTTTAATACCTGTGCTCTGCCGATCGCTTGAACATGTGGCGAAGTTCCTAAGGCACAATTTCAGTCACTCATCCTTGTATAG GAAGTACTTGGATGAGGCTTGTCTCTGGGTGGAATCAAACACAACTACACTTGGTATACTGACATCTCATGCAGAGATCGGAGTTGGATTTCTTTTCATCATTTCACTGTTCTC GTGGCAACGCAACATTATACAGACCTTCATGTATTGGCAG GTATTGAAGTTCATGTACCGTGCACCTGTAACCTCTGGGTATCATCAAAGTGCATGGGCTAAAATCGGTCGGACTATTAATCCTCTGGTCAATCGCTACGCCCCGTTCTTGAACACTCCATTATCTGCTGCTCAGAGATGGTGGTTGAGgtaa
- the LOC113298467 gene encoding probable calcium-binding protein CML16, whose product MMGSLQADQLQQLKDIFARFDMDSDGSLTQLELAALLRSLGLKPSGDQIQAMLSNIDANGNGSVEFDELVSAIMPDMNEEILINQEQLMEVFRSFDRDGNGYITAAELAGSMAKMGQPLSYRELTEMMREADIDGDGVINFNEFATIMAKSAADFLGLAAVS is encoded by the coding sequence ATGATGGGGTCTCTTCAAGCAGATCAGCTCCAACAATTGAAAGATATATTTGCAAGATTTGATATGGATTCAGATGGAAGCTTAACCCAACTAGAACTTGCAGCATTATTAAGATCATTAGGTTTAAAACCGAGTGGTGATCAGATTCAAGCCATGCTATCAAATATAGATGCGAATGGGAATGGATCTGTTGAATTTGATGAATTAGTTTCAGCTATTATGCCTGACATGAATGAAGAGATCTTGATAAATCAAGAACAATTGATGGAAGTTTTTAGATCTTTTGATAGAGATGGAAATGGATATATAACTGCAGCTGAATTGGCCGGGTCAATGGCTAAAATGGGCCAGCCATTGAGTTATAGAGAATTAACAGAGATGATGAGAGAAGCTGATATTGATGGAGATGGTGTTATCAATTTTAATGAATTTGCTACCATTATGGCTAAATCTGCTGCTGATTTCCTTGGTCTTGCTGCTGTTTCATAG
- the LOC113295251 gene encoding uncharacterized protein LOC113295251 → MAATSTDLPYQQPQQQPLIYPTSLSSSSGRAWHNSGSVGPFFAVMAVLTVLTVLSCLVSRFCVSRTTTPPPDIRCGGCLWWLRRKCSRCVVSHGDIELGEELSVKKINNGKPPKGIDETAASSPPPSA, encoded by the coding sequence ATGGCAGCTACATCAACAGATTTGCCTTATCAGCAACCGCAGCAGCAACCATTAATCTATCCAACTTCTTTATCATCATCAAGTGGTCGTGCGTGGCATAATTCAGGTTCTGTGGGACCATTTTTTGCTGTGATGGCTGTGCTTACAGTTTTGACAGTGTTATCGTGTTTAGTTAGTCGATTCTGTGTCAGTAGAACTACGACACCTCCACCTGATATAAGGTGTGGAGGTTGTTTGTGGTGGTTGCGGAGGAAGTGTAGTCGATGTGTTGTCTCCCATGGCGATATTGAACTTGGAGAGGAGCTGTCTGTTAAGAAAATCAATAATGGAAAACCACCAAAAGGTATTGATGAGACTGCTGCCTCTTCCCCTCCGCCTTCAGCCTGA